The following coding sequences are from one Haemophilus haemolyticus window:
- the dppD gene encoding dipeptide ABC transporter ATP-binding protein, whose amino-acid sequence MTLLDVKELSVHFGDKNTPFKAVDRISYQVAQGEVLGIVGESGSGKSVSSLAIMGLIDHPGRVSAESLQFENTDLLTLESKAKRQLIGADVAMIFQDPMTSLNPAYTIGFQIMEALKTHEGGTKKARKDRTLELLRLVGIPDPESRMNVYPHQLSGGMSQRVMIAMAIACRPKLLIADEPTTALDVTIQAQIMELLLELQKKECMSLILITHDLALVAEAADRIIVMYAGQIIEEGTAKDIFREPKHPYTQALLRSLPEFAEGKSRLESLQGVVPGKYDRPTGCLLNPRCPYATEYCRQVEPQLHQIGSRKVKCHTPLNEQGNPVEYQGA is encoded by the coding sequence ATGACATTATTAGACGTAAAAGAACTTTCTGTTCACTTTGGCGATAAAAATACGCCATTTAAAGCAGTGGATCGCATCAGCTATCAAGTCGCACAAGGTGAAGTGCTTGGCATCGTGGGAGAATCGGGGTCAGGAAAATCGGTGAGTTCTCTCGCAATTATGGGACTAATTGATCATCCCGGACGTGTATCGGCAGAATCCTTGCAATTTGAAAACACTGATTTACTCACTTTAGAGAGCAAAGCCAAACGCCAGCTTATTGGTGCTGATGTAGCAATGATTTTCCAAGATCCGATGACAAGCTTGAATCCAGCTTATACTATAGGCTTCCAAATTATGGAGGCATTAAAAACTCATGAAGGCGGTACAAAAAAGGCGAGAAAAGACCGCACTTTAGAGCTTTTAAGATTGGTCGGTATTCCAGATCCTGAATCTCGAATGAATGTTTATCCCCATCAGCTTTCTGGCGGTATGAGCCAACGTGTGATGATTGCGATGGCAATTGCCTGCAGACCTAAATTATTGATTGCTGACGAGCCAACCACGGCATTGGACGTGACTATTCAAGCACAAATTATGGAACTCTTACTTGAATTACAAAAGAAAGAATGTATGTCCCTAATTTTGATTACTCACGATCTAGCACTTGTGGCAGAAGCAGCAGATCGAATTATCGTGATGTATGCTGGGCAAATCATTGAAGAAGGCACCGCAAAAGATATTTTCCGCGAGCCAAAACATCCTTACACGCAAGCCTTGTTACGTTCATTGCCTGAATTTGCAGAAGGAAAATCTCGCTTGGAATCATTACAAGGTGTAGTACCTGGAAAATACGATCGCCCAACAGGCTGTTTATTAAATCCGCGCTGCCCTTATGCCACTGAATACTGCCGCCAAGTCGAACCTCAATTGCATCAGATCGGTTCGCGTAAAGTAAAATGCCATACTCCGCTGAACGAGCAAGGCAATCCCGTTGAATATCAAGGAGCTTAA
- a CDS encoding ABC transporter permease subunit, with translation MSDTPLTFAPKTPLQEFWFYFKQNRGALIGLIFILIVALISILAPYIAPFDPTEQNRTALLLPPAWYDGGNPAYLLGTDDIGRDILSRIIYGTRISVFAGFVIVLLSCAFGTSLGLISGYYGGVLDTIIIRLIDIMLAIPNLLLTIVVVSILEPSLANATLAIAVVSIPSYVRLTRAAVMNEKNRDYVTSSKVAGAGVLRLMFIVILPNCLAPLIVQMTMGISNAILELATLGFLGIGAKPPTPELGTMLSEARGFMQAANWLVTIPGLVILSLVLAFNLMGDGLRDALDPKLKQ, from the coding sequence ATGTCTGACACGCCTTTAACTTTCGCGCCAAAAACACCTTTACAAGAATTTTGGTTTTACTTCAAACAAAATCGTGGCGCGCTAATTGGTCTAATTTTTATTTTGATTGTTGCCTTAATTAGCATTCTCGCGCCTTATATTGCACCTTTTGATCCAACAGAGCAAAATCGTACCGCACTTTTACTTCCCCCTGCTTGGTATGATGGCGGTAATCCAGCCTATTTACTCGGCACAGATGATATTGGGCGAGATATCCTTTCTCGCATCATTTACGGAACGCGAATTTCCGTTTTTGCGGGATTTGTCATTGTATTACTATCTTGCGCCTTTGGTACCAGTCTTGGCTTGATTTCTGGTTATTATGGCGGCGTGCTAGATACAATTATTATTCGCCTAATTGATATTATGCTCGCGATTCCAAACTTACTTTTGACGATTGTGGTCGTCTCTATTTTAGAGCCATCACTCGCCAACGCCACTTTAGCTATCGCCGTTGTATCGATTCCTAGCTATGTGCGTTTAACTCGAGCAGCGGTGATGAATGAAAAAAATCGTGATTATGTCACCTCGTCTAAAGTCGCTGGCGCTGGTGTTCTTCGCCTCATGTTTATTGTGATTTTACCAAACTGTTTAGCCCCCTTGATTGTGCAAATGACAATGGGAATATCCAATGCTATTTTAGAGCTTGCGACACTTGGTTTCTTAGGGATTGGTGCAAAACCACCAACACCTGAACTTGGCACAATGCTTTCTGAAGCTCGTGGTTTTATGCAAGCAGCAAACTGGTTGGTTACAATTCCTGGCTTAGTTATTTTATCTTTAGTGCTCGCCTTTAACTTAATGGGTGATGGCTTGCGTGATGCACTTGATCCAAAACTCAAACAATAG
- a CDS encoding ABC transporter permease subunit — translation MFKFVFKRILMVIPTFIAITFITFALVHFIPGDPVEIMMGERGLTPEVHQQMMHQLGLDLPLYQQYFHYIGNVIQGDFGASFRTQQPVLTEFFTLFPATAELAFFALFWSLLGGVILGTIAAVKKDSWISHTVTAASLTGYSMPIFWWGLILILYVSPQLGLPQGGRLDNEFWIDTPTGFMLIDSWLSGVSGAFENAVKSLILPAIVLGTVPLAIITRMTRSAMLEVLGEDYIRTAKAKGLSYTRIVIVHALRNALIPVVTVVGLIVGQLLSGAVLTETIFSWPGIGKWIIDAIQARDYPVLQGSVLIIATIIIVVNLTVDLLYGVVNPRIRH, via the coding sequence ATGTTTAAATTTGTATTCAAACGAATCTTAATGGTGATCCCTACTTTTATTGCCATTACTTTTATTACCTTTGCCCTTGTGCATTTTATTCCTGGTGATCCTGTGGAAATTATGATGGGGGAACGCGGCTTAACGCCAGAAGTACATCAACAAATGATGCACCAATTGGGTTTAGATTTACCTCTTTATCAGCAATATTTCCACTATATTGGCAATGTAATTCAAGGGGATTTCGGTGCATCATTCCGCACTCAACAACCTGTCCTTACTGAATTTTTTACGCTTTTTCCTGCCACCGCTGAATTGGCATTTTTTGCGTTATTTTGGTCATTATTAGGCGGCGTTATTTTAGGCACAATTGCTGCAGTAAAAAAAGATAGTTGGATTTCTCACACCGTTACAGCTGCATCGCTCACAGGTTATTCTATGCCAATTTTCTGGTGGGGTTTAATTTTAATTTTATATGTTTCGCCACAACTCGGTTTACCACAAGGCGGGCGTTTAGATAATGAATTTTGGATCGATACGCCAACAGGATTTATGCTTATTGATAGCTGGCTTTCTGGTGTTTCTGGTGCTTTTGAAAATGCAGTGAAATCTTTAATTCTTCCTGCCATCGTATTAGGTACTGTTCCTCTTGCCATTATTACGCGTATGACACGCTCTGCGATGTTGGAAGTATTAGGCGAAGATTATATCCGCACGGCAAAAGCAAAAGGTTTAAGCTATACTCGAATTGTTATTGTTCACGCATTGCGTAATGCGTTAATTCCTGTTGTCACTGTGGTGGGATTAATTGTAGGTCAATTACTTTCTGGTGCAGTTCTCACAGAAACCATTTTTTCATGGCCGGGAATTGGGAAATGGATTATTGATGCTATTCAAGCCCGTGATTATCCAGTGTTGCAAGGTTCTGTACTGATTATTGCAACCATTATTATTGTGGTAAATTTAACCGTCGATTTACTTTACGGCGTGGTCAATCCGCGTATCCGTCATTAA
- a CDS encoding peptide ABC transporter ATP-binding protein, whose amino-acid sequence MTNEIKENAPLLNAIGLKKYYPVKKGLFAKTQQVKALDGVSFQLERGKTLAVVGESGCGKSTLGRLLTMIEEPSEGELYYKGHNFLENDSETKALRRKKIQIVFQNPYASLNPRKKIGSILEEPLIINTKLSAKERREKVLSMMEKVGLRAEFYDRYPHMFSGGQRQRIAIARGLMLDPDVVVADEPVSALDVSVRAQVLNLMMDLQDELGLSYVFISHDLSVVEHIADEVMVMYLGRCVEKGTREQIFSNPQHPYTKALLSATPRLSPNLRRERIKLTGELPSPINPPKGCAFNPRCWKATEKCRENQPHLAQHTDGKLIACFHID is encoded by the coding sequence ATGACGAATGAAATAAAAGAAAATGCGCCATTATTAAATGCCATTGGCTTGAAAAAATATTACCCTGTAAAAAAAGGCTTGTTTGCAAAAACACAGCAAGTAAAAGCGTTAGATGGTGTCTCTTTTCAGCTTGAACGGGGTAAAACTTTAGCTGTCGTGGGGGAATCTGGTTGTGGAAAATCAACGCTAGGTCGTTTATTGACAATGATTGAAGAACCCAGCGAAGGCGAATTGTATTACAAAGGGCATAATTTTTTAGAAAATGATTCTGAAACAAAAGCACTACGTCGTAAAAAAATTCAAATAGTTTTCCAAAATCCTTATGCGTCATTAAATCCACGCAAAAAAATTGGTTCAATTTTGGAAGAACCATTAATTATCAACACAAAACTTTCCGCCAAAGAACGGCGAGAAAAAGTTTTATCAATGATGGAAAAAGTCGGATTGCGTGCTGAATTTTATGATCGTTATCCTCACATGTTCTCAGGCGGACAACGCCAGCGTATCGCCATTGCTCGTGGCTTAATGTTAGATCCCGATGTCGTTGTTGCCGATGAACCTGTTTCTGCATTAGATGTTTCCGTGCGTGCGCAAGTACTGAATTTAATGATGGATTTACAAGATGAATTAGGCTTGTCTTACGTGTTCATTTCACACGATCTTTCTGTGGTAGAACATATCGCCGATGAAGTGATGGTAATGTATTTAGGTCGTTGTGTCGAAAAAGGAACAAGAGAACAAATCTTCTCTAATCCTCAACATCCTTATACCAAAGCGTTACTTTCAGCGACGCCACGTTTGTCGCCAAACTTGCGTCGTGAACGTATAAAGCTGACGGGCGAATTACCAAGTCCGATTAATCCGCCAAAAGGCTGTGCATTTAATCCTCGTTGTTGGAAAGCGACAGAAAAATGTCGTGAAAATCAACCGCACTTAGCGCAACATACTGATGGCAAATTAATCGCTTGTTTCCATATTGATTAA
- a CDS encoding DNA ligase: MKFYRTLLLFFASSFAFANSDLMLLHTYNNQPIEGWVMSEKLDGVRGYWDGKQLLTRQGQPLSPPAYFIKDFPPFSIDGELFSERNHFEEISSITKSFKGDGWEKLKLYVFDVPDTEGNLFERLAKLKAYLVEHPTTYIEIIEQIPVKDKTHLYQFLAQVENLQGEGVVVRNPNVPYERKRSSQILKLKTARDEECTVIAHHKGKGQFENVMGALTCKNHRGEFKIGSGFNLNERENPPPIGSVITYKYRGLTSRGKP, from the coding sequence ATGAAATTTTACCGCACTTTGTTACTTTTCTTTGCTAGTTCTTTTGCTTTTGCTAACTCAGATTTAATGCTTCTTCATACCTACAATAATCAACCCATAGAGGGTTGGGTAATGTCTGAAAAGTTGGATGGCGTACGCGGTTATTGGGATGGAAAGCAATTATTAACCCGACAAGGGCAACCTTTATCGCCGCCAGCTTATTTCATTAAGGATTTTCCACCTTTTTCCATTGATGGCGAATTATTTAGTGAGCGAAATCATTTTGAGGAAATTTCATCCATCACAAAATCTTTTAAAGGCGACGGTTGGGAAAAACTGAAATTGTATGTTTTTGATGTGCCTGATACAGAGGGGAATTTATTTGAGCGTTTAGCTAAATTGAAAGCATATTTAGTCGAACATCCCACAACTTATATTGAAATTATTGAGCAAATTCCTGTTAAAGATAAAACCCATTTATATCAATTTCTTGCACAAGTCGAAAATTTGCAAGGCGAGGGCGTTGTTGTACGCAACCCCAATGTACCTTATGAACGTAAGCGAAGCTCACAAATTTTAAAATTAAAAACAGCACGAGATGAAGAATGTACAGTCATTGCACACCATAAAGGCAAAGGACAATTTGAAAATGTGATGGGTGCTTTAACTTGTAAAAATCATCGGGGAGAATTTAAAATCGGTTCTGGCTTTAATTTAAACGAACGAGAAAATCCCCCTCCGATAGGATCTGTAATTACTTATAAATATCGAGGTCTCACGAGTCGTGGAAAACCTTGA
- the uvrD gene encoding DNA helicase II: protein MDISELLDGLNDKQREAVAAPLGNHLVLAGAGSGKTRVLTHRIAWLIAVENISEGSIMAVTFTNKAAAEMRHRIQATLAKHAQHQLFGMWIGTFHSIAHRLLRAHHLDVGLPQDFQILDSEDQLRLIKRLLKLHNFDEKAFPPKQACWYINNKKDEGLRPNDIEDFNDRQEREWIKIYQIYQDTCDRAGLVDFAELLIRAYELFEKKPLILQRYQQRFQHILVDEFQDTNKIQYKWIKILAGKTGKVMIVGDDDQSIYGWRGAQIENIQKFLKDFKAETIRLEQNYRSTANILNSANELIANNSDRLGKNLWTEGEKGEPVGIYAAFNELDEAKFVASQIQDWVENGGKLDDCAVLYRNNSQSRVIEEALIRCQIPYRIYGGMRFFERQEIKDALAYLRLINNRQDDAAFERVINTPTRGIGDRTLDILRNLTRERQITLWQAVQVATQENMLAGRASTALLRFQELINSLQLDTAEMPLFAQTDFVIKHSGLYDMYQQEKGEKGEVRIENLEELVTATREFIKPDDAEEMTELTAFLTHASLEAGEEQASPHQSCVEMMTLHSAKGLEFPRVFMVGVEEGLFPSFRSFEEPGRLEEERRLAYVGITRAKKKLTISYAESRRLYAKEERHLPSRFIAELPQECIQEIRLRGTVTRAMNLAKVGSVSPVGTNENEWKMGQKVKHEKFGFGTVINVEGSENNTRLQIAFQAQGIKWLIAHLAKLEKVR from the coding sequence ATGGATATTTCTGAATTACTTGACGGACTTAACGATAAACAACGCGAAGCCGTAGCTGCTCCTCTTGGTAATCACTTAGTGCTAGCGGGTGCAGGCTCTGGCAAAACCCGTGTATTGACGCACCGTATCGCTTGGTTAATTGCGGTAGAAAATATTTCTGAGGGCAGCATTATGGCTGTGACGTTTACCAATAAAGCAGCAGCAGAAATGCGTCATCGTATTCAAGCTACCCTTGCCAAACACGCACAACATCAATTATTTGGTATGTGGATTGGCACCTTCCACAGCATTGCCCATCGTTTATTGCGAGCCCATCATTTAGATGTAGGATTACCACAAGATTTCCAAATTTTGGATTCAGAAGATCAACTGCGTTTAATTAAACGGTTATTAAAATTACATAATTTTGATGAAAAAGCTTTTCCGCCTAAACAGGCTTGTTGGTACATCAATAACAAAAAAGATGAAGGATTGCGACCAAACGACATTGAAGATTTTAATGATCGCCAAGAACGTGAATGGATTAAAATTTATCAGATCTATCAAGACACTTGCGATCGCGCAGGATTGGTTGATTTTGCTGAATTATTAATTCGAGCCTATGAATTATTTGAGAAAAAACCATTAATTTTGCAACGTTATCAACAACGTTTTCAGCATATTTTGGTGGATGAATTTCAAGACACCAATAAAATTCAATATAAATGGATCAAAATTCTTGCTGGAAAAACAGGCAAAGTCATGATTGTGGGCGATGATGATCAATCTATATACGGTTGGCGTGGCGCACAAATCGAAAATATTCAAAAATTCTTGAAAGATTTTAAAGCCGAAACAATTCGTCTTGAACAAAATTATCGTTCTACCGCCAATATTCTAAACAGTGCAAATGAATTGATTGCCAATAATAGTGATCGTCTTGGTAAAAATTTATGGACAGAGGGAGAAAAAGGTGAGCCTGTGGGTATCTATGCCGCTTTTAATGAATTAGACGAAGCTAAATTTGTTGCCTCACAAATTCAGGATTGGGTAGAAAATGGCGGAAAACTTGATGATTGCGCCGTGCTTTATCGCAATAATAGTCAATCACGGGTTATTGAAGAAGCCTTAATTCGTTGTCAAATTCCATATCGTATTTATGGCGGTATGCGCTTCTTTGAACGCCAAGAAATTAAAGATGCGTTAGCCTATCTTCGTTTAATTAATAATCGTCAAGATGATGCGGCTTTTGAACGTGTCATTAATACGCCAACCCGTGGCATTGGCGACCGCACTTTAGATATATTGCGTAACTTAACACGGGAACGCCAAATTACCTTATGGCAAGCAGTACAAGTCGCAACACAAGAAAATATGTTGGCTGGGCGAGCCTCAACAGCATTATTGCGTTTCCAGGAATTAATTAATTCACTACAACTTGATACTGCAGAAATGCCGCTTTTCGCACAAACTGATTTTGTGATTAAACATTCAGGTTTATATGATATGTATCAACAAGAAAAAGGCGAAAAAGGCGAAGTTCGTATTGAAAACTTGGAAGAATTAGTTACCGCAACCCGTGAATTTATTAAACCTGATGATGCGGAAGAAATGACCGAACTCACTGCCTTTTTAACTCACGCTTCCTTAGAAGCTGGCGAAGAACAAGCCTCGCCTCATCAATCCTGTGTAGAAATGATGACATTGCACTCTGCGAAAGGCTTAGAATTTCCTCGTGTGTTTATGGTGGGCGTAGAAGAAGGTTTATTCCCAAGTTTCCGTTCTTTTGAAGAACCTGGGCGTTTAGAAGAAGAACGTCGTTTAGCTTATGTGGGTATTACTCGCGCGAAGAAAAAACTGACCATCTCTTATGCGGAAAGCCGTCGGTTATATGCCAAAGAAGAACGCCATTTGCCATCACGTTTTATTGCAGAATTACCGCAAGAATGTATCCAAGAAATTCGTTTACGAGGAACTGTCACGCGTGCGATGAACCTAGCAAAAGTTGGTTCAGTATCTCCTGTCGGTACAAATGAAAATGAATGGAAAATGGGGCAAAAAGTTAAACACGAAAAATTTGGTTTTGGCACTGTGATTAATGTGGAAGGATCTGAAAATAACACGCGGTTACAAATAGCGTTCCAAGCACAAGGCATTAAATGGTTGATTGCGCATTTGGCAAAATTGGAAAAAGTGCGGTAG